The window CCGCCAGGGTGATGCCGGCCAGGCGCTGATCGAGGATGCGGTTGGCTTCCTCCATCACATCGTCGAGGGCGCGGTTGACGGCGATCTCAACCAGGCAACCGGGCGATTCCTCCCTCGCGCCCAGCGTCACCAGGCGCTCGCCCAGCGCCTGCTGGACCTGGAGCAGGCTGATCTCCTCCATCGGCCGCGCCAGCGACCAGCCACCGCCGTGTCCCTTGGTGGACGTGACGATGCCCGCCTCGCGCAGCCCGGCGAAGGTGCGGCGGATGACGACGGGATTGGTGTTGACCCAACCGGCGATCTCTTCCGAGGTCATCGGTGCGTCGGTGCGTTGGCCCATGTGCAAGAGAATGTGCAGGGCAATGGAGAGGCGGTCGCTGCGTTTCATGTAACTTATATTATTACGTAACAAGGGATGCGTCAAACCCGCAAGATATTCCCGTATCACTGGCTACGTATTCAGTTCGCAGCTCAACCTCGTCGCAACATCTTGCCAAGCTGCGCAACAGCGGCACGCGTGATATCGCGGCCTGTCCCCCGGATAGGGGATAATAGCGCCCACTCTCGTTTCAGCCTCATCTGGCTCATCATTGGAAATACGCCATGGAAATCAAAGTCAACTTCCTCGACAAGCTGCGTCTTGAAGCCAAGTTCGACGACTTTACCGTCATCGCCGACCAGCCTATCCGCTACAAGGGAGATGGCTCGGCGCCTGGCCCCTTCGACTACTTCCTGGCGTCCTCGGCGCTGTGCGCAGCCTACTTCGTGAAGCTGTACTGCAATACGCGCAACATTTCCACCGAGAACATCCGGCTGTCCCAGAACAATATCGTCGATCCGGAAAACCGCTACCAGCAGACCTTCAAGATCCAGGTGGAACTGCCGGCCGACATCGAGGAGGCGGATCGCCGCGGCATCTTGCGCTCCATCGAGCGCTGTACCGTCAAGAAGGTGGTCCAGCAAGGGCCGGAATTCGTCATCGAGGAAGTGGAAAGCCTGGACGCTGATGCGCAATCCCTGCTGACCCTCAAGCCCGAGGCCGGTGTGAGCACGCACATCCTGGGCAAGGATCTGCCGCTGGAACAGACCATCGCCAACATGTCGGGCTTGCTGGCCGAACTGGGCATCAAGATCGAGATCGCTTCCTGGCGCAACATCATTCCCAATGTATGGTCGCTGCACATCCGCGACGCGCACTCGCCCATGTGCTTCACCAACGGCAAGGGCGCCACCAAGGAAAGCGCGCTGGCCTCGGCCCTGGGCGAATACATCGAACGCATCAGCAACAACCACTTCTACGCCGGTTCCTACTGGGGCGAGGACATCGCCAACGCCGAGTTCGTGCATTACCCCAATGAGCGCTGGTTCAAGCCCGGGCGCGGAGACAAGCTGCCCAAGGAAATCCTGGATGCGTATTGCCTGGGGATCTACAACGCCGATGGCGAGCTGCGCGCTTCGCATCTGGTCGATACCAATTCCGGTAACGCAGAGCGCGGTATCTGCTCGCTGCCTTACGTACGCCAATCGGACGGCGAGGTGGTGTATTTCCCGTCGAACCTGGTCGAGAATCTCTTTGTCAGCAACGGCATGAGCGCCGGCAATACCCTGCCCGAAGCGCAGGTGCAATGTCTCTCCGAGATCTTCGAGCGCGCGGTCAAGCGTGAAATCCTGGAAGGAGAGATCTGCCTGCCCGACGTGCCCCAGGAAGTGCTGGCGAAATACCCCGGCATCGTCGCAGGCATCCAGGGCCTGGAAGAGCAGGGTTTCCCGGTGCTGGTCAAGGATGCCTCGCTGGGCGGCGTCTATCCGGTGATGTGCGTGACCTTGATGAACCCGCGCACAGGCGGCGTCTTTGCCTCCTTCGGCGCCCACCCGAGCTTTGAGGTGGCGCTGGAGCGCAGCCTGACCGAACTGCTGCAAGGGCGCAGCTTCGAGGGTCTCAACGATCTGCCCCAGCCGACCTTCGAGAGCAATGCCGTGACCGAGCCTAACAACTTCGTCGAGCACTTCATCGATTCGTCCGGCATCGTGTCGTGGCGCTTTTTCAGCGCCAAGCCACACTACGAGTTCGTGGAATGGGATTTCTCCAGCCAGGGCGACCATGCCAACGCCGAGGAGGCCGCTACCCTGTTCGCCATCCTCGAGGACATGGGCAAGGAAGCCTATGTCGCGGTGTACGACCAACTGGGCGCCACGGCTTGCCGTATCCTGGTGCCGGGCTATTCCGAGGTGTATCCGGTGGAAGACCTGATCTGGGACAACACCAACAAGGCACTGCTGTTCCGCGCCGATATCCTGAACCTGCATCGCCTGGACGACGAGGCCCTGGCCGCCCTGCTCGACCGCCTGGAAAACAACGAGCTGGATGAGTACTCCGATATCGCCACCCTGATCGGTATCGACTTCGATGAAAACACCGTCTGGGGCCAGCTCACCGTGCTCGAGCTGAAGCTGCTGATCCACCTGGCCCTGCAACAGTTCGAAGAGGCGCATGAACTGGTTGGCGCCTTCCTGCAGTACAACGACAACTCGGTCGAACGCGGTCTGTTCTACCAGGCCCTCAATGTCGTGCTGGAAGTGGAACTGGATGAGGAATTGGCGCTGGAAGACTACGAGACCAACTTCCGCCGCATGTTCGGTAACGAGCGCATGGACGCCGCCATCGGATCGATCACCGGAAGCGTGCGCTTCTTTGGCTTGACGCCGACCAGCATGAAGCTCGAAGGCCTGGACCGCCATCAACGCCTGCTCGACAGCTATCGCAAGCTGCACAAGGCGCGCGCCAGGTTTGCGCAAGCGGCTGCGGCGGCCTGATCCGGACCATCAGACGGGGCTTTGCCTGCTTCGCAAGAGGCGGCGGCCCCGTGCTCTCTTCCCCCTCCCTGTTCCTTTCGCTTCCTCACCAACCTGGCTGCGGTCTGCACGTAAGCGTTTCTCCTACTGGCTTGTCAGAGTTCCTGAACATGGCTTTTAGGGAAACGCCTGATCCCGCGCTACAGGTCACCGTTCCATAATTCTCTGTCGGTCCCATTTCTGCGGGCCACTTCTTGTGGGTTCGCACATGCATGGAGCGTCGGGCACTTCTACCGTACTGGTTGTTGAAGACAATAGCGAAGTCCGGGCGCTTTATTCTGAAGTGCTAAGGAGCGACGGATACCGCGTGCTCGAGGCGGCGAATGGGACACTGGCCCTGAGCGTCCTGTTTGATCGCCCGGGAGACGTGGACGTGATCCTGACCGACCTGCGGATGCCGTTGATGGACGGTCTGGAGTTGGCTGAAACACTAAAAGCGGATGAACGATTTTCGGCAATACCCCTCGTACTGTTAAGCGCCACCCCGATGACGAACTCCTGGCATGCGAGAAAGAACTTCGCCGCCTTGCTGACCAAGCCCTGTCCATTGAATCTGCTGCTTTCAACCATTGAAGCCGTGCTCTAGCCAGCGATCGTTTTGCAATCGATGTCAGGGTGAGCGGATCTGGTCGCGCCATCCGCTCGTCCACGCCCCGCTGCGGCTGTAGCACCTCCACGATTTACTCCTTGAAGAGATGGGTCAGCACATTCAATAACTAACAAGAGAAAAAGCTATGTCTGGAAGACCGATCCTACGATTGTCCGACTTCATTCGTTCGCGCATGGAACCCATCCTCGAAGCCTGGGAGGCATTTGCAAAGACGATTCATCCTCCTGCCTTGACGATGGATTCGAAAGCCTTGCGCAATCACGCTTCGCTGATGCTCGCAGCCATTGCCGACGATCTGGAGAAGACACAGACCGAGGAGCAGGAGATCGCGAAGTCGGAAGGACGGGCGCCCGCCCACGCTGACGACACCGCAGCGGAGACCCACGCCATCGCCAGGTTGTTGTCGGGGTTCAGCGTTGAACAGCTGGCTTCCGAATATCGGGCGCTCCGTTCCAGCGTATTGCGGCTGTGGGCGAAGGAGTGGAAAGAAGGATATGAAACCAACGTGGATGACATTACGCGGTTCAACGAGGCGATTGATCAGGCCCTCGCGGAATCGCTGGCCCGCTATACGAAGCTGCTGGATCAGTCGCGCAACCTCTTCCTGGCCATATTGGGACACGACCTGCGCAACCCGCTGGGGGCGACCATCCACGGCGCGCAGATCATGCTGCTGGCAGAGGATATCGACGATAGGCACCGCAAGATTGCGGCGCGCATCTACAACAGCGGGCAACGCATGAGCAAGCTGGTCGCCGATCTGCTCGACTATACCCGGACCCATCTGGGATCTGGACTGCCACTGGAGATCAGCTCCGCCAACGTGGGTGACATCGCGCAACGTGTCATTGACGAAATCTCCACGTCACACCCCGACAAAGTCATCACCTTGAAGACGTCGGGCGAGCTCAATGGAGAATGGGACAAGGAGCGCATTGCGCAGGCCATTTCCAATCTGCTGGGCAATGCCGTGCAGCATGGCGCCACTGGCGAAGCGATCAAGGTAGAAATTTCGGCTTCTCGAGGTGAAGTCCATGTGGCCATCAACAATAAAGGCCCCCTGATCCCCGAGGAAAAGCTGCATACGATATTCGACCCGCTCGTGCGCCTCGTCGCCAATGGCGGAGAAGGATCCGGGCAAGGCGGCAGCATGGGACTTGGGCTCTATATCGTCAGAGAGGTGGCAAGCGCCCACGGCGGCTCCGTTACGGCAAGCTCCTCGACGGCAGAAGGCACCACCTTCACGATCCGACTGCCACGCGATCCATCGAGGCGGCCGGCGGACCACCAGGCATCACCGCAGGTCCGTCACTGGGAAGGCGACAAGTGAGCTGACGCCTCCTCAGCGCACCCACCCTTTCGCATCCTTTCGCATCACTGGATCAACGCCACCCGCCCTCCATGCGGATATCGCCGCTGCCCAGAACATGGGTCCGGATAGTCGTCGGCCTGGTCAGCAAGGTGATATCCCCGCTTCCCTGAAGCGACAGGTCTGCTTCTTCGCTAGGGCCAAGCTTGACCTCCCCTGAACCGACCACCTTCACGGTGGCGCGCAGGTGTTCGAGCAGGCTCAGGTCGATCTCGCCCGAGCCCATCACGTTCGCCGTCACGTGTTGCGCGCGTCCTGCGACCCGGATGTCGCCGCTGCCACAGAGCTCCAGGCGCAAGGCAGCCTGGGAGACGTTGAGCAAACGCAGATCGGCGCTACCCACCGTTGACCAGGTTTCGATGGCAGGGCCTTCCAGCTCCAGCCGAAGATGGTTGCTATGGAACAGACGCCATTTGAAGCGGCCACGCAATTGCTGGCTATCCAGGCGCACGTGTTCGATCAGCCACGCTGGGCCACGCAACACCGCCCGCGCCTGTTCGGCGGGTCGCCAGGACACTTCTGCGGGCAGGCGGATGACCATGCGGGAACCTGGTATCCAGGCCAGTTCGCGCTCGGTGTTGTCGCCCACGCGCTGGCGGCGCTGCCTCATGCCAGTCCAGAAACGTTTTACCGCCCCAAGCCATCCACCCGCCTCATCGCGCAAATCTGCGAGGTGTTCGCGGCCCAGCCACACGGGATCGCCCAGCGCTGCCGCCGTGGCCTCCTCGCTGCGGCCACTGGCGGAGGATTCATCGAAATGGTTGCGATAGTCCGCAAGGATGTCGTCGATCTCACTGGGCGCAGCGCCGTGCAAGGCGCTGCGTAGGGTTCGCAGGAACTCTTCCTTATTCATGGGTGACTCCGAGGATGGAATTGACGGAGGCAGTGAAGCGCTGCCAATCCTGTTTCTGGGCCGTCAGCGACAACAAGCCTGCTTCGGTGAGACGGTAGTACTTGCGCGAAGGCCCGCTCTCGGACTCCTGCTGGTAGCTGTCGACCAGGCCGTCGGTCTGCAGGCGGCGCATCAATGGATAGATCGTCCCTTCCCCCATGTCGACCGCCTGCGCAAGATTGCGCGCCAGGTCATAGGCGTAACTGTCACCCTGGGCGAGCAAGGCCAGCACGCAGAGCTCGAGCACGCCTTTCTTCAACTGGCTGGGGATGTGATCGGCCATGGCCTGCTTCCTTCTGTTCAAGTGAGGTATAGCTTATAGCAAGCTACCTTGCATTGCAAGTTAGCTTGCCCCATCGGTGTTTGGCTGACTAGGCAAGCCACCTGGCATGCCTCTCACCCATCTTGACCTGACCAGCGCTAGCGCATATCCAGTCGGTCGCGCAGCCGATTACGCATCAGATCCGAGGCAGTTTGACGCAGGGCATGGACGTATCTGCCACGCGTTTCCAAGTGCGTTGCTTGGTGAAAGTGTTCAGCGCGAGCTGGCGGGTCGCACAGGCGAGAGACGACCCTTGGAACGGATGTTCCCGGACCGAGTTAGCTGGGGTAGGAAGGATCGTATGATCCGAAGATGGACCTTCGCAAACCGAAACGTACACTACTGACACTCAATTCGCAGATCGGTGATGAATCCCTCTCTGCGCTCAAGTGCTGATAATGCTTCCGATCCAAGGTCTCGCGCGACCAGGTTCATCAGGCCCTCGGAAAACACTACGTATGCACCTATGCTGTTGCTGAAGAAGCTGCTTTCGTGGGGCACAAAGAAGGCGTACTTCGCAGAAGACACTAACGGAGAGGCGCGATTGTCTGTGAGGGCGATCACATTCAAACCAGCGTTACTGGCCGCTTGAGCTACCTCGGCGACGATGCGGGTATAGGGTGAGACGCTGGCCACGACGAGCACATCGCCGCGTTGCAACTGAGCCAAGCCCTCAGCGATACCCTGCCCTGGCGCATCCAGAAGACTGACTTCCGAACGTATCATTCCGAGCCCGTAGCAGAGAAAACTCGCCAGTGAGTGCATCTGGCGAACACCATAAATGCGGACATGTCTGGCGCGGGCCAATAACTTTACGGCGCCACGCAATTCAACTGCGGAGAGCTGCGCCAAGCAACTCTCCATGTTTCGCGCTGATTCCGCAGCAAGCTGCGCCACGGCCAGAACATCACCTTCATGGCGCCCAGGTCCGTCGGTGATCAAGCGCTGCGCCTGCTGGCTGTAGAAATTACGGTGCGAGCTGGCCAGCCCATCCCTGAAAACGTTCTGAAAATCGACGAATCCGCTATATCCTAGCCTTGTCGCCAGTCGGGTCAATGTTGATGCATTGACCCCCAACGAGGCAGCCAGGTCAGTAATACTGCGAACAGCGACTTCCTCGGGACGCTCAACCAGCTTCGCCAAGACTGCATGCGCCTTAACGCCCAGTGAGAATTCCGCTTTTCCACGTCCTATACGGACGGTCAAAGAACGCAGCTCCTCAACTGTTCGCGGAACGGAATCGTCTCGCGATTCAGTCGTGCTTGCACGCTTAATCTTGTTTTTCAGCTCTGCGGCCATCGATCATATGGAATTGCGGTGGTCCATTTCTGGAAGAATAGACCTGCCATTCTATTCGATTCCGGGAAACACGGATATCAGCCGTGGCCAACGTATTCTCGTGATCGCAATCATCGGACGCATCCCGATAAATTGGGAAATTCTGGTTATCTTGATTGCGCAGGATCGCGAGCGCATCTTTACTGGGATCGGCTGAGTCGGCGAGCAGTTGGTCACCGACGATTTGCCGCCATCCAGAAGACCCGGTAATTATTTGCGGACGATCACGCAATGACCGATGAATCATATGGTTTGCATGCAGCGAGGGAGCCTCTACCACTTGAATCGAACAATGCGTATCGATGAATTCCACACTCAGCAAATCAGGAGAATCACGATGCGCCAAAGTCAGATGGAATCCTCCTGCACGAGGCGACTCATTTAACAGACGTGTGGCGCCGGCAAGATCCCGCTCGCCTAGAAGAGCACGGACCAGGACCATCCGAGGCACGCCTGCTCCGACATGCAATCCGCGTAGATTATTGACGGTCACAGCCAAACCTGAATCCGTCACGGCGATTGTATGACCAGGTAACGATGCAGGATATACAAACGAGGAAAATTTGACGCCGCCCACATCCATTTCTGCGATTGCGCAGTGCCCCGCGAAACCAGGATCTCCATCCTCATTGTGAACCAGTCCCCTGACATCTCTGCCAGGAAGAAGAACTGTCGTGCATCCGTCTGGAGTCATCGCCAGGACATCACCGCGACAATTCCAAAGAAAGACATCCTTGAGAGGCAGCCCCAACCCATGGGCCATGCCTTCAAGCTCCCGCCAGCAACTCGGATGCCTCTCCCGCACCAGCGCTTCCATGTGCGCAAGCTTGTCGCTATCGCGCCAGCACATGACCTTATGCCAGGCGGGACTATGGATGAGGTGCTCATGTACGGCCTCTCTGCCATATTCTCCTAGCGCCAGACCAGCGTCATATGGCGTTCCAGATATCTTCAGGTATTTCAGCATAGTGGTGTTACTCGACATGTTTCAAGAATTCGCGCAGCCTGGGGTTGCAGGAATTTTCTATAAGTTCACCCGGGTTTCCGTCAATTGCAATATGACCGTTCTCCATGAAAATCAGACGTGTCCCAACCCTTCTCGCGAAAGAGATTTCGTGAGTAACGACGATCATAGTCATGCCTTCCTCCGCCAGTGATTGCATGACGCGCAGAACTTCCTGGCGAAGCTCTGGATCAAGCGCCGAGGTCGGCTCATCGAACAACATCAACTTGGGACGTACGGCAAGTGCGCGTGCAATGGCGACTCGTTGTTGTTGGCCACCTGACAGTTCATTCGGATAATGATGTTTCCGCTCAGCGAGGCCGACCTTGGCCAGAAGTTCACTAGCCAGGGCATTGGCCTCTTCCGAAGAAGCGCCTCTCACATGGCGCGGACCAAACGCCACATTTTCCAATGCCGTCAGCTGCGGAAAAAGATTGAACTGCTGAAACACCATTCCAGCTTCCTGCCGGATCGCACGAACGCTCGAGCTTCCACTGAGTACGCTGATACCGTCTACCAGAAGATCGCCACCATCGATCTCCTCCAGAGCATTGATACACCGTAGCAGCGTCGACTTCCCCGAGCCGCTGGGACCGATCAACACCACGACCTCTCCTTTGCGGATGGTGAGATTGATACCATCCAGCACCACGTTGCTGCCGAACCGCTTGCTCACCGATTTGAATTCAACCATCGCCGCTTCGGCGATCAATGTCCGCTCTGGTTTTTGTTGATTCATCATAGGATCCGCATCCTCTTTTCGAAGGTCCGCAACGCGTATGTCATTACACCGATCATGCACAGATAAATGGCGGCCACAGCAATCCAGATTTCAACCGCTCGGAAATTTGCCGCCATGATCTCTTGACCTTGCCTGGTAAGTTCTCCGACGCCAATGACGATGAACAGCGATGTGTCCTTCAGGCTGACGATAAACTGATTGCCCATTGCCGGCACCATCCGTCGTATTGCCACCGGGCCTATCACGAACGCAAGGACTCTCCACACCGGAAGGCCCAAAGCAAGGCCAGCTTCTCGCAATCCACGTGGCACTGACAAGAAAGCTCCACGGACGATCTCGGCAATATAGGCCCCCGAGTTGACAACAATTGAAGTGACCGCTGCCGTCATGGGATCTACGCGTATTCCCAGGAGCACCGGCAAAGCGAAGTAGATGAACATCACTTGCACGACGATCGGTGTCCCTCGGACGAACTCCACATACCCAAAACCAATTCCCTTCAATAAGGTATTGCCGTATGCACGCATCAGTCCAGCCAAGAGGCCGACCAGCGTGCCGCCAACCAGGCCTGCGGCCGTGATCAGCACCGTGACCTTCGCCCCTTCCAAGAGCGCAGGCAACGAATCAGTAATGACCGAAAAATCGAAATCCACCGTCTATCTCCCCAATTTCCTCTGCGCGCCTCACTGCTTCGGCGGCTCCGCTCCGAACCACTTGCGGTAGATTTCCGCATATCGCCCATCCGCCTTGATCTTGGCCAGAGCGGCATTGACCTTCGGCACCAAAGGGCTACCTTTGGGGAAACCGATCCCGTACTGATGCGCCATCATCTGGGTACCGACAACTTTTGCCCTGCCTTTTCCTGCAGTAGCGATGTAGTACAGGACATTCGGCGTATCGTGCATCGCCGCGTCCACGCGGCCCGTCTGCAATTCAAGATATGCGTTATCGATATTGGGGAACTGATGCAACTCGGTTGCCTTGAAATTTGCCTTCGCGTAATCAAATGCGGAGGTTCCGCTTTTAACCGCGAGCGCCTTGCCAGCCAGATCCGCGACACTCTTGATGGAACTGCCGACCGGCACCATCAGCGAGAAACCGCTGTCGTAATAACCGTCAGAAAAATCAATCACCTTCTTCCGCTCGTCCTTGATGGTGATACCCGCCAGAGCCACGTCAACATTCTTGGTCTGAAGCGCAGGAATAATGCCGTTGAAGTCCATGGGCTGCAGCTTGTATGTCACCCCGATGTCCTTTGCAATGGCGTCCCAGAGATCGATGTCAAATCCCACGTATTGGTTACGGTCCTTGAATTCGAAAGGAACGAAGGCGGTGTCACAGGCCACGACAAGAGTCTCCGCTCGGGCACTGGCGCCAACAACGGATAAAGCTACCAACGACGCAAAAACCAGCTTTGCAAAAGGCAATTTCATGATGAACCTTTCAAAAGGGAGGGAAGCAAAGAGCAAGGATCTACAAGTGCATTTGCGACGCAAGCACACAAGCAAGTATAGTTGCACGCAAACGAATAATGCAAAATTATTTGCATATATATTTCTATCGGCTGTACGGGGACTATAGGCGCCCAAGCCCGCAGACTTTTGTAGGGCAGATGCTGCTGGGCGTGGACTATTTGGGGCAGGGAGGACCGCATGAGCGCACGACTGCCTTCCAAGCCAGTGGAAAATGAGGAAACTCGCGACGCTCAGTCACGCGAGTCAATCCACACCAACAGCATCGTCATGCTTGCAGAGCTCCCCCCTGGGCAACGATATCGATGCGTACGGGCGTATCGGCTATATCAGTCGCTGGGCGGAGTGGTGAGCCAATCAAGACGTAGCCGCCTGGCGTACAGGCGTACGGATCGCAGTACGGGGACGTCAGTGCGAAAGGATCTTTGAGAGAAACTGCCTGCTACGCGCTGAGTGATCGCCTCCGCCAGCAAAGAAATCATCCTTGCTGCGGTCTTCGACGATGCTGCCCTGATCCATGAAGATCACACGATGCGCAACCATGCGGGCGAATCCCATTTCATGGGTAACACACACCATGGTCATGCCTTCCTGCGCTAGCTCGACCATGACGTCCAGTACCTCGTTGACCATTTCCGGATCGAGTGCCGAGGTGGGCTCGTCGAACAACATGCAAATAGGATCCATGGCCAGAGCGCGGGCAATCGCGACGCGCTGCTGCTGCCCTCCGGACAACTGACCAGGATATTTTCCGGCATGTGCTTTCAGGCCGACACGCTCTAGATATTTCATGCCGTGCTGGTGAGCCTCATCCTTCTTCCGGCCCAGTACCTTTATCTGCGCCAACGTCAGGTTCTGGATGATCGTCAGATGTGGAAACAATTCAAAATGCTGGAACACCATGCCGACCCGCGAGCGTAATCTGGGCAGGTTCGTGCTGCGGTCGTTGACCTTGACGCCATCGATCGTGATGCTGCCTTCCTGAATCGGCTCCAGCGCATTGATGGTCTTGATCAGTGTCGACTTGCCTGACCCCGAAGGTCCGCACACCACCACCACTTCTCCTTTGGCAATGACGGCGTTGCAAGCGGAGAGCACCTTGAAGTCGCCGTAGTACTTCGATACATCTTGCAGCGTGATCATGTTGCAACTTTCTTCCTGTAACGCTTGACCATGAGCGACATGGAAAAGCAGATGATGAAATACACCGCACCTGCGACAAACAGCATTTCGATGATGCGGCCATTGCGCTCGCCAATGCTGTAGGCACGTCCGAAGAAATCGGCCAATGCACTGACATAGACCAGCGACGTATCCTGGAAGAGGACGATACCTTGCGTGAGCAGAAGCGGCACCATGTTGCGGAAGGCCTGGGGCAGGATCACCATGCCCATGGCTTGCGGATACGTCAGGCCCAATGCATAGGCGGCGGCCATCTGTCCGCGCGATACGCTATTGATGCCGGCGCGGATGATCTCGGCGTAATATGCCGCTTCAAACAACGCGAACGCCACCAGGGCCGAAGTCATGCGCAGGTCGTTGGCCGGCGACAGACCGAACAACTTTTGCAGCAACTGGGGCACGATCAGGAAGAACCACAACAACACCATCACCAGCGGGATGGAGCGGAACAGGTTCACATACCCTGCGGCAAACCATTGCAAGGGACTATGCCTGGACAAGCGCATCATCGCCAGCAGCGTACCCCAGACCATGCCGAACACAATCGCGACCAGCGTGATCTTGAGCGACACCAGCAAGCCATCGCCGAGCACCCTGAGTGCCGCCGGTGTCACCGCACTG is drawn from Herbaspirillum seropedicae and contains these coding sequences:
- a CDS encoding Rrf2 family transcriptional regulator, encoding MKRSDRLSIALHILLHMGQRTDAPMTSEEIAGWVNTNPVVIRRTFAGLREAGIVTSTKGHGGGWSLARPMEEISLLQVQQALGERLVTLGAREESPGCLVEIAVNRALDDVMEEANRILDQRLAGITLAALAQDVGPHFHTWRPPPH
- a CDS encoding OsmC domain/YcaO domain-containing protein, with amino-acid sequence MEIKVNFLDKLRLEAKFDDFTVIADQPIRYKGDGSAPGPFDYFLASSALCAAYFVKLYCNTRNISTENIRLSQNNIVDPENRYQQTFKIQVELPADIEEADRRGILRSIERCTVKKVVQQGPEFVIEEVESLDADAQSLLTLKPEAGVSTHILGKDLPLEQTIANMSGLLAELGIKIEIASWRNIIPNVWSLHIRDAHSPMCFTNGKGATKESALASALGEYIERISNNHFYAGSYWGEDIANAEFVHYPNERWFKPGRGDKLPKEILDAYCLGIYNADGELRASHLVDTNSGNAERGICSLPYVRQSDGEVVYFPSNLVENLFVSNGMSAGNTLPEAQVQCLSEIFERAVKREILEGEICLPDVPQEVLAKYPGIVAGIQGLEEQGFPVLVKDASLGGVYPVMCVTLMNPRTGGVFASFGAHPSFEVALERSLTELLQGRSFEGLNDLPQPTFESNAVTEPNNFVEHFIDSSGIVSWRFFSAKPHYEFVEWDFSSQGDHANAEEAATLFAILEDMGKEAYVAVYDQLGATACRILVPGYSEVYPVEDLIWDNTNKALLFRADILNLHRLDDEALAALLDRLENNELDEYSDIATLIGIDFDENTVWGQLTVLELKLLIHLALQQFEEAHELVGAFLQYNDNSVERGLFYQALNVVLEVELDEELALEDYETNFRRMFGNERMDAAIGSITGSVRFFGLTPTSMKLEGLDRHQRLLDSYRKLHKARARFAQAAAAA
- a CDS encoding response regulator, translating into MHGASGTSTVLVVEDNSEVRALYSEVLRSDGYRVLEAANGTLALSVLFDRPGDVDVILTDLRMPLMDGLELAETLKADERFSAIPLVLLSATPMTNSWHARKNFAALLTKPCPLNLLLSTIEAVL
- a CDS encoding sensor histidine kinase, producing MSGRPILRLSDFIRSRMEPILEAWEAFAKTIHPPALTMDSKALRNHASLMLAAIADDLEKTQTEEQEIAKSEGRAPAHADDTAAETHAIARLLSGFSVEQLASEYRALRSSVLRLWAKEWKEGYETNVDDITRFNEAIDQALAESLARYTKLLDQSRNLFLAILGHDLRNPLGATIHGAQIMLLAEDIDDRHRKIAARIYNSGQRMSKLVADLLDYTRTHLGSGLPLEISSANVGDIAQRVIDEISTSHPDKVITLKTSGELNGEWDKERIAQAISNLLGNAVQHGATGEAIKVEISASRGEVHVAINNKGPLIPEEKLHTIFDPLVRLVANGGEGSGQGGSMGLGLYIVREVASAHGGSVTASSSTAEGTTFTIRLPRDPSRRPADHQASPQVRHWEGDK
- a CDS encoding GIN domain-containing protein — encoded protein: MNKEEFLRTLRSALHGAAPSEIDDILADYRNHFDESSASGRSEEATAAALGDPVWLGREHLADLRDEAGGWLGAVKRFWTGMRQRRQRVGDNTERELAWIPGSRMVIRLPAEVSWRPAEQARAVLRGPAWLIEHVRLDSQQLRGRFKWRLFHSNHLRLELEGPAIETWSTVGSADLRLLNVSQAALRLELCGSGDIRVAGRAQHVTANVMGSGEIDLSLLEHLRATVKVVGSGEVKLGPSEEADLSLQGSGDITLLTRPTTIRTHVLGSGDIRMEGGWR
- a CDS encoding PadR family transcriptional regulator; the encoded protein is MPSQLKKGVLELCVLALLAQGDSYAYDLARNLAQAVDMGEGTIYPLMRRLQTDGLVDSYQQESESGPSRKYYRLTEAGLLSLTAQKQDWQRFTASVNSILGVTHE
- a CDS encoding MurR/RpiR family transcriptional regulator produces the protein MAAELKNKIKRASTTESRDDSVPRTVEELRSLTVRIGRGKAEFSLGVKAHAVLAKLVERPEEVAVRSITDLAASLGVNASTLTRLATRLGYSGFVDFQNVFRDGLASSHRNFYSQQAQRLITDGPGRHEGDVLAVAQLAAESARNMESCLAQLSAVELRGAVKLLARARHVRIYGVRQMHSLASFLCYGLGMIRSEVSLLDAPGQGIAEGLAQLQRGDVLVVASVSPYTRIVAEVAQAASNAGLNVIALTDNRASPLVSSAKYAFFVPHESSFFSNSIGAYVVFSEGLMNLVARDLGSEALSALERREGFITDLRIECQ
- a CDS encoding C45 family autoproteolytic acyltransferase/hydolase, which produces MSSNTTMLKYLKISGTPYDAGLALGEYGREAVHEHLIHSPAWHKVMCWRDSDKLAHMEALVRERHPSCWRELEGMAHGLGLPLKDVFLWNCRGDVLAMTPDGCTTVLLPGRDVRGLVHNEDGDPGFAGHCAIAEMDVGGVKFSSFVYPASLPGHTIAVTDSGLAVTVNNLRGLHVGAGVPRMVLVRALLGERDLAGATRLLNESPRAGGFHLTLAHRDSPDLLSVEFIDTHCSIQVVEAPSLHANHMIHRSLRDRPQIITGSSGWRQIVGDQLLADSADPSKDALAILRNQDNQNFPIYRDASDDCDHENTLATADIRVSRNRIEWQVYSSRNGPPQFHMIDGRRAEKQD
- the glnQ gene encoding glutamine ABC transporter ATP-binding protein GlnQ — its product is MMNQQKPERTLIAEAAMVEFKSVSKRFGSNVVLDGINLTIRKGEVVVLIGPSGSGKSTLLRCINALEEIDGGDLLVDGISVLSGSSSVRAIRQEAGMVFQQFNLFPQLTALENVAFGPRHVRGASSEEANALASELLAKVGLAERKHHYPNELSGGQQQRVAIARALAVRPKLMLFDEPTSALDPELRQEVLRVMQSLAEEGMTMIVVTHEISFARRVGTRLIFMENGHIAIDGNPGELIENSCNPRLREFLKHVE
- the glnP gene encoding glutamine ABC transporter permease GlnP, whose protein sequence is MDFDFSVITDSLPALLEGAKVTVLITAAGLVGGTLVGLLAGLMRAYGNTLLKGIGFGYVEFVRGTPIVVQVMFIYFALPVLLGIRVDPMTAAVTSIVVNSGAYIAEIVRGAFLSVPRGLREAGLALGLPVWRVLAFVIGPVAIRRMVPAMGNQFIVSLKDTSLFIVIGVGELTRQGQEIMAANFRAVEIWIAVAAIYLCMIGVMTYALRTFEKRMRIL